The genomic stretch GCAGCAGCAGCGCCTCGGCCCTGAGCGCCACGGCCAGCGCGGCGGCGGCGCGGTCACCGTCCACGTTGATGGCCACGCCCTCGTAACTGCTGGCGGGGGGCGTCAGCACCGGCAGGTAACCGGCCGAGAGCAGCAACTCGATCAGGCCGGTGTTCACCTTCTCCACGGTGCCGGTGTGGTCGCCGCGCAGCACCTTCACCTTGCCGTTCTCCACCGCCCGCACGCTGTCCTTGTGTTTGCCTTCAAAAATTCGCCCGTCCAGCCCGCTCAGGCCCACCGCGTTCACGCCCAGGCGTTGCAGGCGCTCCACGATGCCCTTGTTCATCTTGCCGCAGTACACCATCTCGAAAATTTCCAGCGTCTCGCGGTCGGTGAAGCGGCTGGTGTAGCCGCTGGGACTGGTCACGAACTTCGGCGGGTGGCCCAGCGCCTCGGCCACGCGGTTCGTCTCGCCGCTGCCGCCGTGCACCAGAATCAGTCGCTCGCCGGCCTGGTGGCGCCCGGCGATATCCGCGCACACCGCGTCGTAGTCAATCCCCGCACTTCCGCCCACCTTCACCACAATCATGACCGCCATGCTAGCGGAAAAAAGAGCGTGGAGCGCAGCGCGTGGAAGGCGGAAAAAGCTGGAGTGGGCCGGTTTTCCCGGTGTCCGGACGTCAGCTCCAGCCTGAAGCGCCGGCCATCCGCTATGGTTGAACCATGGTCACGGTCGTTTCTCATCCCCTGGTGCAGCACAAGCTCTCGATCATGCGTGACGAACGCACCGGAGTCAAGGAATTCCGCGAATTGGCGGGCGAATTGAGCCTGCTGCTGGCTTACGAGGCCATGCGCGACCTGGAAACCGAACCGCTGCGCCTGCGCACCCCCATTCAGGAGGGGGACTTCCCGGTGCTGAGCGGGCGCAAACTGGCGCTGGTGGCCATTTTGCGGGCGGGCCTGATCATGGCCGAGTCGATGGTCACCCTCGTTCCTGCCGCGAAAGTCGGGCACATCGGCCTGTACCGTGATCCTGAGACGCTGCAACCTGTCGCGTACTACAACAAACTGCCCAGCGACATCGCCGAGCGACGCGTGTTCCTGACCGACCCCATGCTGGCGACCGGCGGCAGTGCCAGCGTCGCCATTCAGAGCCTCAAGGATGCCGGGGCCACCAGCATTAAACTCATGAGCATCCTGGCCGCGCCCGAGGGCATCGCCGTGATCGAGCGCGATCATCCGGATGTGGGCATCGTGGTGGCTGCCGTCGACGAGCAGCTGAACGACCACGGCTACATCGTGCCGGGACTGGGGGACGCCGGCGACCGGATTTACGGCACGAAGTAAGCGAACTGCAAAAAGAAGTCCGCTTCCGGCCATTCGCCGGGGGCCTTTGCGTTACCCTGACGCCGTGACCAACTTGCCTGAAGTTTCCGCCGGGGCGCTCGTAATGGTGGACATTCCCGGCCCGGTGCTGGACGCCGACACTGCCGCGCATCTGAAACGCTGGGGCATTCGCAGCGTGTGCCTGTTCGGAAAGAACGTGGAGTCGCCGCAGCAGTTGCGGCAACTCTGCGTCGATCTGCGTGAAGTGATGGGTTCGCACGCGCTGATCGCGCTGGACCACGAGGGAGGCGCGATCATTCGCCCGACCTTCTGGCCCTTCGTGCCCAGCGCCATGAGCCTGGGCGCGGCCGACGACGTGAACCTGACCGAGGAGATGAACGCGGTGCTGGCGCGGCAACTGCGCTCGGTGGGCATCAACTGGAATTTCGCTCCGGTGCTGGACGTGAACGTGAACCCGGCCAACCCGGTGATCGGCGAGCGGGCCTTCGGGGCGGACGCGGCGCTGGTCAGTCGGCACGGAGCGGCGGCCCTGCGCGGGCATCACCGGGAAGGCGTGGCCGCGTGCGTGAAGCACTTTCCAGGTCACGGCGACACCGCGCTGGACAGCCACCACGACCTGCCGCAGGTGGCGAAAACCCGCGCCGAACTGGAGCGCGGCGAGTTGCGGCCCTTCCGCGAGAACCTGCCGCTGACGCCCGCGGTGATGACCGCCCACATCGTTTACCCGGCGTTCGATGCCGCGCATCCGGCGACCCTCTCGCCCGCCGTGCTCGGGGGCCTGCTGCGGGAAGAGTGGGGCTACGGCGGCGTGATCGTGACCGACAGCATGGGCATGAAAGCCATCGACGACCACTACGGGCGCGGCGAGGCGGGCGTCCTGGCGCTGAGGGCCGGCGCCGACCTGGTGATGGCGCTGGGCCGCCTTGAAGCGCAGGAGGCGACCCTGCAGGCCATCCAGGCTGCGCTGCCCACGCTGGACGTGCAGGCCAGCGTACAGCGGCTGGAGAACCTGGCGCAGCGTTATCCGTCGGTTCCGGATGCAGTGGTGGATACAGCAGCTGACACCGCCGCCTGCGTGGATGCCTGGGCACGCGGCCTGACCGCTTACCGCGATCCTGTGGCCCCCGCGCCCGGTTCAGAAGTGGTGCTGGTGGCCCACCGCACCCCGCAGCGCGAAACGGTCAGCGAGGCCGCCGCCGATGCCGACACCCTGGCGCGGGAACTGGGCCAGGTGTACGACGTGCAGCTGGTGGCCTTCGAGCAACCGGAGGACATCGACTGGCCGGGCCTGAAAGCGTGGGGCCGGCCAGTCATTCTGGCGACCACCTTCCGCCACCGCCAGCCCGCCTTCAGGGACGTGGCGCCTGACCTGCACCTGGCGCTGTACAACCCTTACGCCGTGCTGGACGTGGACGCGCCGGCCGTCATCACCTACGGCTTTCGCCCCGAGGCCAGAACGGCCCTGCTGGACTGGCTCAGGGGCCACCGAACCCTGGCCGGTCAGCGGCCCTTCTGAGCTCCAGCCTTCTGAGTCCTGGCAGGTTTACTTCTCCCAGGGCCAGGGGCCGGGCGCGGCCGCGATGCCCAGCGCGCGCGGGCCGGTGTGAATGTTCAGCACCGGGTTCACCGGGGCCTGGCCGTCCCAGAGGAGGGGGTGATGGGCCGCCACCAGTTCACGGGCCACGTCGGCGTCCTGCTGAATGTTGCCGTAGAGGAATCCCACACGCAGGGGCGTGCCCTCGCCGTACTTCCGGGTGATCTGCGCGACCACGGCCTCGATGGCGGCGCGGTAACTGCGGGCGCGGCCCACGTTCTCGTAGGTGCCGGTGGTCTTGTCCACGTGAATGACCGGTTTCAGGTTCAGCAGGCCCCCCAGGGTGGCCGCCACCCGCCCGATGCGGCCACCCCGGCGCAGGTACTCCAGCGTGTCGATGGTGAAGTAAAGCTCGGTTTCGTCGGCCACCTGCTTGATCCACTGCAGGGCCGTCTCGAGGCTCTCGCCGCGTTCGGCGGCGGTCTGCGCGGCGTGCACCTGAAAAGCCTGCGCGGCGCTGAGGGTGCGCGAGTCGTGAATGGTCAGTTTCCCTGGAAAGAGGCGGCGGCTCTGCTCGGCGGAATTGAGGCTGCCGCTGAGCCCGCTGCTGATGGTCACCGCCAGGACGTTGCGCTGAGCAGCCTGCTCGTAGGCCTGCAACCAGTCCTGCGGGGTGGGCTGGGCGCTGGTGGGGTGCGGGCCGCCCGCCTCCAGACGGCGGTACAGTTCCGTGCGCGCGATGTCGTGCGTGCGGAACGATTCGCTGCCGAAAATGACCGAGAAGGGTGCGACCGGGACGTTGTTCTTCAGGCCGGTGTAGGCGTCGAGGCCACCGTCGGTGACCACGGCAAACTGGGGGGCGGTCATTTGATCTCCTGTGCATTCATCTGCTCGATCAGTTTCAGGGCGGCGGTGTGGTCTTCCCCAGCCCCGATGGCGGTGGCGGCGGCGCGGAAAAGGGCTGCCGTCTGGGCCAGCAGCGGGGTGCTTCCCCCCACCCCATTCACGACATCCACGGCGATGCCGCAGTCCTTGGCGAGCAGGCCCAGCGCGAAGGTGCAGGGGAACTCGCGCGTGACCACGCGCTGCGGAATCAGGTTCTGGCTGGCGTTGCTGCGCCCGCTGCTGGCGTTGATGACCTCCAGCGCGGCGCTGACGTTCACGTCATGGCGGGCCAGCGCGGCCAGGCCCTCGCCGGCCGCCCACAGGTTCACGGCCAGCAGAACGTTGTTGATGGCTTTCACCGCGAAGCCCGCGCCGGTATCGCCCACATGCACGGCCTTTCCGGCAAATGCCAGGTGGGGCCGCACAGCCTCGACCTCCCCGGCGGGGCCGCCCAGCATCACCGTCAATGTTCCAGCCTCCGCGCCGCCGGTGCCGCCGCTGACCGGGGCATCCAGGAAGCTCACGCCCCGCTCGGCCAGCTGCGCCTGCTGGCGACGGGCAGCGTCCGGATGACCGCTGGTGCAGTCCACCCAGATCAGGCCGCGTTTCAGGTGGGGGGTCAGCTGCGCCATGACCTCGTCCACCTCGGCGCTGGTGGGCAGGCAGGTAAAGAGCAGGTCGGCCTGGGCAATTTCGGGCAGGCTGGCGGCCACTGTGCCGTACTGCGCGGCGTGGGCCTCGCTTTTGCCGGACGTGCGGTTCCAGACCAGGGCAGCCCCCCCCTGCTGCTGGGCCTGCCGCGCCAGGTGAGCGGCCATGGGAAAGCCCATTGCGCCTAATCCGATGAATGCAGTGGTCGTCATGCTGTCAGGCTAGGGCATGACCACCCGCCACAGTCTCAAACTGAACCGGGTTTAAGTTTTCCGGGCCCCGGCGCCCAGAGCAGGTCTCCGAATTCCGTCAGACGTGGAAGGGCGCCCTGAATCGCTCTATTCTTCGTCCTGTCGTCTGAATTCACTCGCTTTGGTCGGACAAAAGGCACTTCGTTCTTTTGTCAAATACTTTAAGCTCAGCGCTGCGCGTCGATGACGATCTGGCCGTCGCGCAGGAAAGCCCGTTCGGCGCGTTCGTTGCCTTCCATTTTCTTCATGTTGCTGTTGCCTTCCGGCGAGCGGGCCAGCGCGTCGCCGATGCGAATCTGCGGGCTGGCAATGGGCCGCCCCCACACGATGGCATGCTCGTGCCCGCCGAAGCCGGCGTGCGCCAGGCCGCGCAGGGCTCCCGTGACGATCACGTCGCCTTTGGCCACCAGTTCTGCGCCGGGGTTCACGTCTCCCAGCACTACCACGCTGCCCTGGTAATCGCCGCGAAAACCGGCCCGCACGGTGTGCGGAATGATCACGGTCTGCTCTTCGGGAAGGGCGGCAGGCTCCGGTTCCGCCGGGCTGCTCCCGGCATTCACGGTGACACGTGGAGCCCGCACGCGCCCCAGCGTGCCGCCGCTCGCCCGCACCTCGTTCATGGCGACTTCCAGCGCCCCCGGGTGGGTGTCCCCGCTGATTTCGATGGTCACGCTGTCCGACAGCCGCTCGGCCTGAAGGGTCAGGGCACGCTTGACGCTGGCGGGCGTGTCGCCCGGTTCCAGCAGGATATTCAGGCCACCGAACGTGCCGCGAAGCTTCATGAAGGCATGCTAACAAAATCATGCGCCGACACTGCAACGCCGGGCGACACACGAAAAGGGCCAGGCGAGCTGCCGCCTGGCCCCCAAAAGCCGCGTTCAGTCGTCCTGTTTTTTCGGCAGCGTGGTGTAGATGCCCACGTCCGAGGGGTTGGCTGCCGCGATCAGGCGCATCACCTCGGCCTCGTCCGGTTCGCCGACCAGACGCGTGAAATCCCCCGGGCTGAGCACCGTTTCCTTGATGACCAGCCCGTGCGTGTCGGCCCACAGCGCCAGGTCGCGCAGGGCCAGCACCCCCGATTCCCCGAACTGCGGCCCGAAGGCCGGGGCGGTCAACTCCGCCGCGTGGCCCGGCACACGAATCAGCGCGGCGTACTGCGCCTGATCCCGCCGCCCGTGCTGATCGGTGATCATGATCAACTGCCCCCCAGCCACCTTTTCACTGGTGAACACCTCCTGAACGGCTTGTAACGTGTCGAACGGCGCTCCGGGAACGCCCAGCGGCTCATCAATCTTCATGGCGTCAGTGTAGCGACTTATCCGCCTGCCGTTGGTTTCGTTCTTCCCCAGAAAAACGCCAGCGGGAGAACTCCACGTTCGGGAAACTTGTGGCTCCTGTTCGCTCTGCTTTGCAGCTTTGCAAGTCCGCTCGACCCTTCCCAGTGACTGCATCACGGAGGGTTCGGAATGCTTATGACCCGCCGGAAAAGCAGGAAAGGGTCAAGGGGGGTCGTGAAAAGCTCTCTGTCAAACGCGTGGGGCGGGCAATCATGGAGATGAGCCCGCCCAGCCGCTATTTTTTCTCTTTCAGGCTCGTTGAGCCGGTCGCCTCACAGTTTCGTGAGTTTGGGGTACTTCATGATGGCTTCGTCCTCGGACAGGAATTCGCCTTCCACGTCGGGGCTCCAGATCACCTCGGCGCGGATCAGGTCGTCGGGGCTGACGCTGCTGATGGCGCCCAGGGCCCCGCGCACCTCGGCCTGGCTGG from Deinococcus fonticola encodes the following:
- the upp gene encoding uracil phosphoribosyltransferase, encoding MVTVVSHPLVQHKLSIMRDERTGVKEFRELAGELSLLLAYEAMRDLETEPLRLRTPIQEGDFPVLSGRKLALVAILRAGLIMAESMVTLVPAAKVGHIGLYRDPETLQPVAYYNKLPSDIAERRVFLTDPMLATGGSASVAIQSLKDAGATSIKLMSILAAPEGIAVIERDHPDVGIVVAAVDEQLNDHGYIVPGLGDAGDRIYGTK
- a CDS encoding DegV family protein, with translation MTAPQFAVVTDGGLDAYTGLKNNVPVAPFSVIFGSESFRTHDIARTELYRRLEAGGPHPTSAQPTPQDWLQAYEQAAQRNVLAVTISSGLSGSLNSAEQSRRLFPGKLTIHDSRTLSAAQAFQVHAAQTAAERGESLETALQWIKQVADETELYFTIDTLEYLRRGGRIGRVAATLGGLLNLKPVIHVDKTTGTYENVGRARSYRAAIEAVVAQITRKYGEGTPLRVGFLYGNIQQDADVARELVAAHHPLLWDGQAPVNPVLNIHTGPRALGIAAAPGPWPWEK
- a CDS encoding glycoside hydrolase family 3 protein — its product is MTNLPEVSAGALVMVDIPGPVLDADTAAHLKRWGIRSVCLFGKNVESPQQLRQLCVDLREVMGSHALIALDHEGGAIIRPTFWPFVPSAMSLGAADDVNLTEEMNAVLARQLRSVGINWNFAPVLDVNVNPANPVIGERAFGADAALVSRHGAAALRGHHREGVAACVKHFPGHGDTALDSHHDLPQVAKTRAELERGELRPFRENLPLTPAVMTAHIVYPAFDAAHPATLSPAVLGGLLREEWGYGGVIVTDSMGMKAIDDHYGRGEAGVLALRAGADLVMALGRLEAQEATLQAIQAALPTLDVQASVQRLENLAQRYPSVPDAVVDTAADTAACVDAWARGLTAYRDPVAPAPGSEVVLVAHRTPQRETVSEAAADADTLARELGQVYDVQLVAFEQPEDIDWPGLKAWGRPVILATTFRHRQPAFRDVAPDLHLALYNPYAVLDVDAPAVITYGFRPEARTALLDWLRGHRTLAGQRPF
- a CDS encoding [LysW]-aminoadipate kinase, producing MIVVKVGGSAGIDYDAVCADIAGRHQAGERLILVHGGSGETNRVAEALGHPPKFVTSPSGYTSRFTDRETLEIFEMVYCGKMNKGIVERLQRLGVNAVGLSGLDGRIFEGKHKDSVRAVENGKVKVLRGDHTGTVEKVNTGLIELLLSAGYLPVLTPPASSYEGVAINVDGDRAAAALAVALRAEALLLLSNVPGLLRHYPDESSLIREIPADDVERYLEFAQDRMKKKVLGAAEAVRGGVRRVIFGDARAGKPVSEALNGAGTVVS
- a CDS encoding DUF3197 domain-containing protein; protein product: MKIDEPLGVPGAPFDTLQAVQEVFTSEKVAGGQLIMITDQHGRRDQAQYAALIRVPGHAAELTAPAFGPQFGESGVLALRDLALWADTHGLVIKETVLSPGDFTRLVGEPDEAEVMRLIAAANPSDVGIYTTLPKKQDD
- the minC gene encoding septum site-determining protein MinC encodes the protein MKLRGTFGGLNILLEPGDTPASVKRALTLQAERLSDSVTIEISGDTHPGALEVAMNEVRASGGTLGRVRAPRVTVNAGSSPAEPEPAALPEEQTVIIPHTVRAGFRGDYQGSVVVLGDVNPGAELVAKGDVIVTGALRGLAHAGFGGHEHAIVWGRPIASPQIRIGDALARSPEGNSNMKKMEGNERAERAFLRDGQIVIDAQR
- a CDS encoding NAD(P)-dependent oxidoreductase encodes the protein MTTTAFIGLGAMGFPMAAHLARQAQQQGGAALVWNRTSGKSEAHAAQYGTVAASLPEIAQADLLFTCLPTSAEVDEVMAQLTPHLKRGLIWVDCTSGHPDAARRQQAQLAERGVSFLDAPVSGGTGGAEAGTLTVMLGGPAGEVEAVRPHLAFAGKAVHVGDTGAGFAVKAINNVLLAVNLWAAGEGLAALARHDVNVSAALEVINASSGRSNASQNLIPQRVVTREFPCTFALGLLAKDCGIAVDVVNGVGGSTPLLAQTAALFRAAATAIGAGEDHTAALKLIEQMNAQEIK